One Prinia subflava isolate CZ2003 ecotype Zambia chromosome 8, Cam_Psub_1.2, whole genome shotgun sequence DNA window includes the following coding sequences:
- the PROCA1 gene encoding protein PROCA1, which translates to MCAPGLLCRLLLLLLLFLLLLLPPVPGAAPPGRPRARRGLTYPGTLWCGAGSNADSYEQLGEHRDTDRCCRDHDHCQHVIHPFTARYGYRNLRWHTISHCDCDRRLKECLRRVNDTASRVVGQAFFNVIQVPCFEFTYREECVEPYLYVWCKAYNTVAVAVPREPVLYEFGGELIDRAARPRGVPLSPPWGGALPADHHTGTAPKAVKKERKRKKDKKNKGKGLKKKGSSEKGAQSRPAGAAPSDPWALLPSLGEASNTILSDAPAREGLGREPVPATPVPTTSGKRRRKERNRKKRLKSKNEAEPA; encoded by the exons ATGTGCGCCCCGGGGCTGCTctgccgcctcctcctcctcctcctcctcttcctactgctcctgctgccacctgtccccggagcggccccgccgggaCGGCCCCGTGCCCGCCGCGGGCTCACCTACCCCGGGACGCTGTGGTGTGGTGCGGGCAGCAACGCGGACAGCTACGAGCAGCTGG gggagcacagggacacggaCCGGTGCTGCCGGGACCACGACCACTGCCAGCACGTCATCCACCCCTTCACCGCCCGCTACGGGTACCGCAACCTGCGCTGGCACACCATCAGCCACTGTGACTGCGACCGCAG gTTGAAGGAGTGCCTGCGGCGGGTGAACGACACGGCCTCGCGGGTGGTGGGCCAGGCCTTCTTCAACGTCATCCAGGTGCCCTGCTTCGAGTTCACCTACAGGGAGGAGTGTGTGGAGCCCTATCTCTATGTCTG GTGCAAGGCATACAACACAGTGGCCGTGGCGGTGCCCCGAGAGCCGGTGCTGTATGAATTTGGGGGGGAGCTCATCGACCGGGCAGCCCGGCCCAGGGGAgtccccctgagccccccgTGGGGAGGAGCCCTCCCAGCAGATCATCACACTGGGACAGCCCCCAAGGCAGTcaagaaagagaggaagagaaagaaagataagaaaaataagGGGAAAGGTCTGAAGAAGAAAGGCTCTTCTGAAAAGGGGGCACAGAGCCgtcctgcaggtgctgccccCAGTGATCCCTGGGCCCTGCTGCCATCCTTGGGGGAAGCATCCAACACCATCCTGAGCGATGCCCCGGCACGGGAGGGACTGGGCAGGGAGCCAGTGCCAGCCACTCCTGTCCCCACCACCAGcgggaagaggaggaggaaggagaggaacagaaagaagaggctgaaaagtaaaaatgagGCTGAGCCTGCATGA
- the LOC134553225 gene encoding adenine phosphoribosyltransferase-like has product MDLCHVPATREKGWYLALMAPNVKGPNYAWLDPSRLYCHPQGLQDCVADLLQPFQGDAIDMVAGIDAMGFILGAAAAVTLQKGFLAIRKAGHLCVHTVAQPYTDYSGREKVMEVRTDAISPGLRILLVDQWVETGGTMRAAIELVERLGGVVAGVAAICMENSEGGKWIQERYKCSHCVPLRLQPRFDQHQSGWD; this is encoded by the exons ATGGACCTGTGCCACGTCCCTGCCACCCGGGAGAAGGGCTGGTACCTGGCACTGATGGCCCCCAACGTCAAGGGTCCCAACTATGCCTGGCTGGACCCCTCCCGGCTCTACTGCCACCCGCAA GGCTTGCAGGACTGCGTGGCCgacctgctgcagcccttccaGGGAGATGCCATCGACATGGTGGCTGGCATCGACGCCATGGGCTTCATCCTGG GCGCTGCTGCCGCTGTCACTCTGCAGAAAGGCTTCCTGGCCATCCGCAAAGCTGGGCACCTCTGTGTGCACACCGTGGCACAGCCCTACACCGACTACTCGGGCCGGGAGAAGGTGATGGAGGTCCGCACCGATGCCATCTCACCGG GTCTGCGCATCCTTCTCGTGGACCAGTGGGTTGAAACTGGGGGCACCATGAGAGCGGCCATCGAGCTGGTGGAGCGGCTGGGGGGGGTCGTGGCAG GTGTCGCTGCCATCTGCATGGAGAACAGCGAGGGAGGGAAGTGGATCCAGGAGCGCTACAAGTGCTCCCACTGTGTCCCCCTCCGCCTGCAGCCTCGCTTTGACCAGCACCAGTCTGGCTGGGACTGA